The Castor canadensis chromosome 8, mCasCan1.hap1v2, whole genome shotgun sequence genome contains a region encoding:
- the Bik gene encoding bcl-2-interacting killer isoform X3: protein MHPHRHPQASCSPNFTSERREEMSEARPITRDLFIETLLYEQLPGPPLAAGVSSMTESLGTLDLIHCLEGSNQMALRLASIGDEMDLRLRSPRLAQLPGMAMHSLALTYSQTGVRGVLRNFIHGLTHLWENMRSWRLPTPSTWVFPDQVCRQLLPSVLLAVLLLGGILHLVLQ, encoded by the exons ATGCACCCCCACCGCCACCCCCAGGCTTCCTGCTCTCCTAACTTCACCTCTGAAAGGAG AGAAGAGATGTCGGAGGCAAGACCCATCACCAGGGACCTCTTCATTGAGACCCTCCTGTATGAGCAGCTCCCCGGACCTCCGTTGGCTGCAGGGGTTTCCAGCATGACAGAGTCCTTGGGGACCTTGGACCTCATCCACTGCCTCGAGGGCAG TAACCAGATGGCCCTGCGGCTAGCCTCCATTGGTGATGAGATGGACCTGCGTCTCCGGAGCCCTCGTCTGGCCCAGCTGCCTGGGATGGCCATGCACAG CTTGGCCCTCACCTACAGCCAGACAGGTGTCAGGGGAGTTCTCAGAAACTTCATCCATGGTCTCACTCACCTCTGGGAGAACATGAGGTCCTGGAGACTCCCAACCCCTAGCACTTGG GTGTTCCCTGACCAGGTCTGCAGGCAGCTGCTGCCCTCGGTGCTGCTGGCAGTCCTGTTGCTTGGAGGCATCCTGCACCTGGTGCTGCAGTGA
- the Bik gene encoding bcl-2-interacting killer isoform X2: protein MAPTIATGEPWKTCTGARRLDWVSPQGAQYRNCPPVNSLQTDRHRRLQNETLRSRNVLEEMSEARPITRDLFIETLLYEQLPGPPLAAGVSSMTESLGTLDLIHCLEGSNQMALRLASIGDEMDLRLRSPRLAQLPGMAMHSLALTYSQTGVRGVLRNFIHGLTHLWENMRSWRLPTPSTWVFPDQVCRQLLPSVLLAVLLLGGILHLVLQ, encoded by the exons ATGGCACCCACCATCGCCACAGGCGAACCCTGGAAGACGTGCACAGGTGCGCGCCGTTTGGATTGGGTTTCACCGCAGGGGGCTCAGTACCGAAACTGCCCACCGGTGAATTCCCTGCAAACTGATCGGCACCGCAGGCTTCAGAATGAGACTTTAAGGTCAAGGAATGTCCT AGAAGAGATGTCGGAGGCAAGACCCATCACCAGGGACCTCTTCATTGAGACCCTCCTGTATGAGCAGCTCCCCGGACCTCCGTTGGCTGCAGGGGTTTCCAGCATGACAGAGTCCTTGGGGACCTTGGACCTCATCCACTGCCTCGAGGGCAG TAACCAGATGGCCCTGCGGCTAGCCTCCATTGGTGATGAGATGGACCTGCGTCTCCGGAGCCCTCGTCTGGCCCAGCTGCCTGGGATGGCCATGCACAG CTTGGCCCTCACCTACAGCCAGACAGGTGTCAGGGGAGTTCTCAGAAACTTCATCCATGGTCTCACTCACCTCTGGGAGAACATGAGGTCCTGGAGACTCCCAACCCCTAGCACTTGG GTGTTCCCTGACCAGGTCTGCAGGCAGCTGCTGCCCTCGGTGCTGCTGGCAGTCCTGTTGCTTGGAGGCATCCTGCACCTGGTGCTGCAGTGA
- the Bik gene encoding bcl-2-interacting killer isoform X4: MSEARPITRDLFIETLLYEQLPGPPLAAGVSSMTESLGTLDLIHCLEGSNQMALRLASIGDEMDLRLRSPRLAQLPGMAMHSLALTYSQTGVRGVLRNFIHGLTHLWENMRSWRLPTPSTWVFPDQVCRQLLPSVLLAVLLLGGILHLVLQ, from the exons ATGTCGGAGGCAAGACCCATCACCAGGGACCTCTTCATTGAGACCCTCCTGTATGAGCAGCTCCCCGGACCTCCGTTGGCTGCAGGGGTTTCCAGCATGACAGAGTCCTTGGGGACCTTGGACCTCATCCACTGCCTCGAGGGCAG TAACCAGATGGCCCTGCGGCTAGCCTCCATTGGTGATGAGATGGACCTGCGTCTCCGGAGCCCTCGTCTGGCCCAGCTGCCTGGGATGGCCATGCACAG CTTGGCCCTCACCTACAGCCAGACAGGTGTCAGGGGAGTTCTCAGAAACTTCATCCATGGTCTCACTCACCTCTGGGAGAACATGAGGTCCTGGAGACTCCCAACCCCTAGCACTTGG GTGTTCCCTGACCAGGTCTGCAGGCAGCTGCTGCCCTCGGTGCTGCTGGCAGTCCTGTTGCTTGGAGGCATCCTGCACCTGGTGCTGCAGTGA
- the Bik gene encoding bcl-2-interacting killer isoform X1 gives MRPLPGFSRETWGTHVLGVQAGSQAVQALMWCVLHWRQSKLAGQRQAPQQFLCKPAACPALQSSPVDRRDTGRLAAGPQYHTVPCLALGHLQPHRNHGWVGGVAFPVQPHPTSQCSPCSNQMALRLASIGDEMDLRLRSPRLAQLPGMAMHSLALTYSQTGVRGVLRNFIHGLTHLWENMRSWRLPTPSTWVFPDQVCRQLLPSVLLAVLLLGGILHLVLQ, from the exons ATGAGGCCTCTCCCAGGGTTCTCCAGGGAAACTTGGGGCACTCACGTTCTGGGGGTGCAGGCAGGTTCACAAGCTGTCCAGGCACTGATGTGGTGTGTTCTCCACTGGAGGCAAAGCAAGTTGGCAGGGCAGAGACAGGCACCCCAGCAGTTCCTCTGCAAGCCTGCAGCCTGTCCTGCACTTCAGAGTTCACCCGTGGACAGGAGGGACACAGGAAGGCTTGCTGCTGGTCCCCAGTATCATACTGTCCCTTGCCTTGCCTTGGGCCACCTCCAGCCCCACAGGAACCATGGCTGGGTGGGTGGTGTGGCCTTCCCAGTGCAGCCACACCCAACTTCCCAGTGCTCTCCCTGCAGTAACCAGATGGCCCTGCGGCTAGCCTCCATTGGTGATGAGATGGACCTGCGTCTCCGGAGCCCTCGTCTGGCCCAGCTGCCTGGGATGGCCATGCACAG CTTGGCCCTCACCTACAGCCAGACAGGTGTCAGGGGAGTTCTCAGAAACTTCATCCATGGTCTCACTCACCTCTGGGAGAACATGAGGTCCTGGAGACTCCCAACCCCTAGCACTTGG GTGTTCCCTGACCAGGTCTGCAGGCAGCTGCTGCCCTCGGTGCTGCTGGCAGTCCTGTTGCTTGGAGGCATCCTGCACCTGGTGCTGCAGTGA
- the Mcat gene encoding malonyl-CoA-acyl carrier protein transacylase, mitochondrial isoform X1: protein MSARLVRAAWASGWSAGCRRGASSFPVPPPGAADVVELLRDATASAEEPWAETARRTPGQCSVLLFPGQGSQAVGMGRGLLGYPRVRELYEAARHVLGYDLLELSLHGPQEDLDRTVHCQPAVFVASLAAVEKLHHLNPAAIENCVAAAGFSVGEFAALVFAGAMEFSEGLYAVKVRAEAMQEASEAIPSGMLSVLGQPQSKFSFACMEAREHCKSLGIENPVCEVSNYLFPDCRVISGHLEALQFLRKNSSKYHFRRTKMLPVSGGFHTRLMEPAVEPLEQVLKAIDIKKPLIAVHSNVSGHRYMNPKHIRKLLGQQVVSPVKWEQTMHAIYERKKGTLFPSTFEVGPGQQLGSILRSCNLKAWKSYSHVDVMQASEDPDPCPPESPRKNYWGKDAPAHCL, encoded by the exons ATGAGCGCCCGGCTCGTGCGGGCCGCGTGGGCCAGTGGTTGGAGCGCGGGTTGCCGCCGTGGCGCCTCGAGCTTCCCGGTGCCTCCGCCGGGCGCCGCCGACGTGGTGGAGCTGCTGCGAGACGCGACAGCATCGGCGGAGGAACCCTGGGCAGAGACGGCACGGCGGACGCCAGGCCAGTGCTCCGTACTGCTGTTCCCCGGCCAGGGCAGCCAGGCGGTGGGCATGGGCCGCGGCCTGCTCGGCTACCCGCGCGTCCGCGAGCTCTACGAAGCCGCCCGCCATGTGCTGGGCTATGACCTGCTGGAGCTGAGCCTGCACGGGCCACAGGAGGACCTGGACCGCACCGTGCACTGCCAGCCCGCTGTCTTCGTGGCTTCGCTGGCCGCCGTTGAGAAACTCCATCACCTGAATCCCGCG GCTATCGAGAACTGTGTTGCTGCTGCTGGATTCAGTGTGGGAGAATTTGCAGCCCTGGTGTTTGCCGGAGCCATGGAATTTTCTGAAG GTTTGTATGCAGTGAAGGTCCGAGCCGAAGCCATGCAGGAAGCTTCAGAAGCTATCCCCAGTGGGATGTTGTCCGTCCTCGGCCAGCCTCAGTCCAAGTTCTCCTTTGCCTGTATGGAAGCCCGGGAACACTGCAAGTCTTTGGGCATAGAGAACCCTGTGTGTGAAGTGTCCAACTACCTCTTTCCTGATTGCAGGGTGATTTCAGGACACCTAGAG gCTCTGCAGTTTCTCCGGAAGAATTCTTCTAAGTATCACTTCAGACGCACCAAGATGCTGCCAGTGAGTGGTGGCTTCCATACCCGCCTCATGGAGCCAGCTGTGGAGCCCCTGGAGCAGGTTCTCAAGGCGATCGACATCAAGAAGCCTCTGATCGCTGTGCACTCTAACGTTAGTGGGCATAGATACATGAACCCTAAACACATCCGGAAGCTGCTAGGGCAGCAGGTGGTGTCCCCAGTGAAATGGGAGCAGACAATGCATGCCATATATGAGAGGAAGAAGGGCACCTTGTTCCCCAGCACGTTTGAAGTGGGGCCCGGGCAGCAGCTGGGAAGTATCCTGAGGAGCTGCAACTTGAAGGCCTGGAAGTCCTACAGCCATGTGGATGTGATGCAGGCCAGCGAGGACCCGGACCCATGTCCCCCAGAGTCCCCAAG GAAAAACTACTGGGGAAAGGATGCACCTGCACACTGCCTGTGA
- the Mcat gene encoding malonyl-CoA-acyl carrier protein transacylase, mitochondrial isoform X2, whose amino-acid sequence MSARLVRAAWASGWSAGCRRGASSFPVPPPGAADVVELLRDATASAEEPWAETARRTPGQCSVLLFPGQGSQAVGMGRGLLGYPRVRELYEAARHVLGYDLLELSLHGPQEDLDRTVHCQPAVFVASLAAVEKLHHLNPAAIENCVAAAGFSVGEFAALVFAGAMEFSEGLYAVKVRAEAMQEASEAIPSGMLSVLGQPQSKFSFACMEAREHCKSLGIENPVCEVSNYLFPDCRVISGHLEALQFLRKNSSKYHFRRTKMLPVSGGFHTRLMEPAVEPLEQVLKAIDIKKPLIAVHSNVSGHRYMNPKHIRKLLGQQVVSPVKWEQTMHAIYERKKGTLFPSTFEVGPGQQLGSILRSCNLKAWKSYSHVDVMQASEDPDPCPPESPR is encoded by the exons ATGAGCGCCCGGCTCGTGCGGGCCGCGTGGGCCAGTGGTTGGAGCGCGGGTTGCCGCCGTGGCGCCTCGAGCTTCCCGGTGCCTCCGCCGGGCGCCGCCGACGTGGTGGAGCTGCTGCGAGACGCGACAGCATCGGCGGAGGAACCCTGGGCAGAGACGGCACGGCGGACGCCAGGCCAGTGCTCCGTACTGCTGTTCCCCGGCCAGGGCAGCCAGGCGGTGGGCATGGGCCGCGGCCTGCTCGGCTACCCGCGCGTCCGCGAGCTCTACGAAGCCGCCCGCCATGTGCTGGGCTATGACCTGCTGGAGCTGAGCCTGCACGGGCCACAGGAGGACCTGGACCGCACCGTGCACTGCCAGCCCGCTGTCTTCGTGGCTTCGCTGGCCGCCGTTGAGAAACTCCATCACCTGAATCCCGCG GCTATCGAGAACTGTGTTGCTGCTGCTGGATTCAGTGTGGGAGAATTTGCAGCCCTGGTGTTTGCCGGAGCCATGGAATTTTCTGAAG GTTTGTATGCAGTGAAGGTCCGAGCCGAAGCCATGCAGGAAGCTTCAGAAGCTATCCCCAGTGGGATGTTGTCCGTCCTCGGCCAGCCTCAGTCCAAGTTCTCCTTTGCCTGTATGGAAGCCCGGGAACACTGCAAGTCTTTGGGCATAGAGAACCCTGTGTGTGAAGTGTCCAACTACCTCTTTCCTGATTGCAGGGTGATTTCAGGACACCTAGAG gCTCTGCAGTTTCTCCGGAAGAATTCTTCTAAGTATCACTTCAGACGCACCAAGATGCTGCCAGTGAGTGGTGGCTTCCATACCCGCCTCATGGAGCCAGCTGTGGAGCCCCTGGAGCAGGTTCTCAAGGCGATCGACATCAAGAAGCCTCTGATCGCTGTGCACTCTAACGTTAGTGGGCATAGATACATGAACCCTAAACACATCCGGAAGCTGCTAGGGCAGCAGGTGGTGTCCCCAGTGAAATGGGAGCAGACAATGCATGCCATATATGAGAGGAAGAAGGGCACCTTGTTCCCCAGCACGTTTGAAGTGGGGCCCGGGCAGCAGCTGGGAAGTATCCTGAGGAGCTGCAACTTGAAGGCCTGGAAGTCCTACAGCCATGTGGATGTGATGCAGGCCAGCGAGGACCCGGACCCATGTCCCCCAGAGTCCCCAAGGTGA
- the Mcat gene encoding malonyl-CoA-acyl carrier protein transacylase, mitochondrial isoform X3, whose translation MSARLVRAAWASGWSAGCRRGASSFPVPPPGAADVVELLRDATASAEEPWAETARRTPGQCSVLLFPGQGSQAVGMGRGLLGYPRVRELYEAARHVLGYDLLELSLHGPQEDLDRTVHCQPAVFVASLAAVEKLHHLNPAAIENCVAAAGFSVGEFAALVFAGAMEFSEGSAVSPEEFF comes from the exons ATGAGCGCCCGGCTCGTGCGGGCCGCGTGGGCCAGTGGTTGGAGCGCGGGTTGCCGCCGTGGCGCCTCGAGCTTCCCGGTGCCTCCGCCGGGCGCCGCCGACGTGGTGGAGCTGCTGCGAGACGCGACAGCATCGGCGGAGGAACCCTGGGCAGAGACGGCACGGCGGACGCCAGGCCAGTGCTCCGTACTGCTGTTCCCCGGCCAGGGCAGCCAGGCGGTGGGCATGGGCCGCGGCCTGCTCGGCTACCCGCGCGTCCGCGAGCTCTACGAAGCCGCCCGCCATGTGCTGGGCTATGACCTGCTGGAGCTGAGCCTGCACGGGCCACAGGAGGACCTGGACCGCACCGTGCACTGCCAGCCCGCTGTCTTCGTGGCTTCGCTGGCCGCCGTTGAGAAACTCCATCACCTGAATCCCGCG GCTATCGAGAACTGTGTTGCTGCTGCTGGATTCAGTGTGGGAGAATTTGCAGCCCTGGTGTTTGCCGGAGCCATGGAATTTTCTGAAG gCTCTGCAGTTTCTCCGGAAGAATTCTTCTAA
- the Tspo gene encoding translocator protein, giving the protein MAPSWVAPVGLTLVPSLGGFVGAYFVRGEGLRWYSSLQKPAWHPPRWALAPIWGTLYSAMGYGSYMVWKELGGFTEEAVVPLGLYAGQLALNWTWPPIFFGARQMGWALVDLLLITGAATATTLAWHRVSPPAARLLYPYLAWLAFATTLNYCVWRDNRGWRGGRRLPE; this is encoded by the exons ATGGCACCATCCTGGGTGGCTCCCGTGGGCCTCACTCTGGTGCCCAGCCTGGGGGGTTTCGTGGGTGCCTACTTTGTGCGCGGTGAGGGCCTCCGTTGGTATTCCAGCCTGCAGAAGCCTGCATGGCACCCACCCCGCTGGGCGCTGGCTCCCATCTGGGGCACACTCTACTCGGCCATGGG GTATGGCTCCTACATGGTCTGGAAAGAGCTAGGAGGTTTCACAGAAGAGGCCGTGGTTCCCCTGGGTCTCTACGCTGgacagttggccttgaactggacATGGCCCCCCATCTTCTTTGGCGCCCGACAAATGGGTTGG GCCCTGGTGGACCTCCTGCTGATCACTGGGGCGGCCACAGCCACGACCTTGGCCTGGCACCGGGTGAGCCCACCTGCTGCCCGCCTGCTCTACCCCTACCTGGCCTGGCTGGCCTTTGCAACCACGCTCAATTACTGCGTATGGCGGGATAACCGTGGCTGGCGTGGTGGCCGACGGCTCCCAGAGTGA